The following are encoded together in the Ovis canadensis isolate MfBH-ARS-UI-01 breed Bighorn chromosome 2, ARS-UI_OviCan_v2, whole genome shotgun sequence genome:
- the CTLA4 gene encoding cytotoxic T-lymphocyte protein 4 isoform X1 — MACSGFQSHGTWRASRTWPCTALFFLLFIPVFSKGMNVTQPPVVLASSRGVASFTCEYESSGKADEVRVTVLRKAGIQVTEVCAGTYMVEDELTFLDDSSCIGTSRGNKVNLTIQGLRAMDTGLYVCKVELMYPPPYYMGEGNGTQIYVIDPEPCPDSDFLLWILAAVSSGLFFYSFLITAVSLSKMLKKRSPLTTGVYVKMPPTEPECEKQFQPYFIPIN; from the exons ATGGCTTGCTCTGGATTCCAGAGTCATGGGACTTGGCGGGCTTCTCGGACCTGGCCCTGCACTGccctgttttttcttctcttcattcctGTTTTCTCTAAAG GGATGAATGTGACCCAGCCTCCAGTGGTGCTGGCTAGCAGCCGGGGTGTTGCCAGCTTCACATGTGAATATGAGTCTTCAGGCAAAGCTGATGAGGTCCGGGTGACAGTGCTGCGGAAGGCAGGCATCCAGGTGACCGAAGTCTGTGCTGGGACCTACATGGTGGAGGATGAGCTAACCTTCCTGGATGATTCCAGTTGCATTGGCACCTCCAGAGGAAACAAAGTGAACCTCACCATCCAAGGGCTGAGGGCCATGGACACTGGGCTCTATGTCTGCAAAGTGGAGCTCATGTACCCGCCGCCCTACTACATGGGCGAGGGCAATGGAACCCAGATTTATGTCATTG ATCCAGAACCATGCCCGGATTCTGATTTTCTCCTCTGGATCCTGGCAGCAGTTAGTTCAGGGTTGTTTTTCTACAGCTTCCTCATCACAGCTGTTTCTTTGAGCAAAATG CTAAAGAAAAGAAGCCCTCTTACTACAGGGGTCTACGTGAAAATGCCCCCAACAGAGCCAGAATGTGAAAAGCAATTTCAGCCTTATTTTATTCCCATCAATTGA
- the CTLA4 gene encoding cytotoxic T-lymphocyte protein 4 isoform X3: protein MACSGFQSHGTWRASRTWPCTALFFLLFIPVFSKGMNVTQPPVVLASSRGVASFTCEYESSGKADEVRVTVLRKAGIQVTEVCAGTYMVEDELTFLDDSSCIGTSRGNKVNLTIQGLRAMDTGLYVCKVELMYPPPYYMGEGNGTQIYVIAKEKKPSYYRGLRENAPNRARM, encoded by the exons ATGGCTTGCTCTGGATTCCAGAGTCATGGGACTTGGCGGGCTTCTCGGACCTGGCCCTGCACTGccctgttttttcttctcttcattcctGTTTTCTCTAAAG GGATGAATGTGACCCAGCCTCCAGTGGTGCTGGCTAGCAGCCGGGGTGTTGCCAGCTTCACATGTGAATATGAGTCTTCAGGCAAAGCTGATGAGGTCCGGGTGACAGTGCTGCGGAAGGCAGGCATCCAGGTGACCGAAGTCTGTGCTGGGACCTACATGGTGGAGGATGAGCTAACCTTCCTGGATGATTCCAGTTGCATTGGCACCTCCAGAGGAAACAAAGTGAACCTCACCATCCAAGGGCTGAGGGCCATGGACACTGGGCTCTATGTCTGCAAAGTGGAGCTCATGTACCCGCCGCCCTACTACATGGGCGAGGGCAATGGAACCCAGATTTATGTCATTG CTAAAGAAAAGAAGCCCTCTTACTACAGGGGTCTACGTGAAAATGCCCCCAACAGAGCCAGAATGTGA
- the CTLA4 gene encoding cytotoxic T-lymphocyte protein 4 isoform X2, with the protein MSPVNIMARAAAEAGMNVTQPPVVLASSRGVASFTCEYESSGKADEVRVTVLRKAGIQVTEVCAGTYMVEDELTFLDDSSCIGTSRGNKVNLTIQGLRAMDTGLYVCKVELMYPPPYYMGEGNGTQIYVIDPEPCPDSDFLLWILAAVSSGLFFYSFLITAVSLSKMLKKRSPLTTGVYVKMPPTEPECEKQFQPYFIPIN; encoded by the exons GGATGAATGTGACCCAGCCTCCAGTGGTGCTGGCTAGCAGCCGGGGTGTTGCCAGCTTCACATGTGAATATGAGTCTTCAGGCAAAGCTGATGAGGTCCGGGTGACAGTGCTGCGGAAGGCAGGCATCCAGGTGACCGAAGTCTGTGCTGGGACCTACATGGTGGAGGATGAGCTAACCTTCCTGGATGATTCCAGTTGCATTGGCACCTCCAGAGGAAACAAAGTGAACCTCACCATCCAAGGGCTGAGGGCCATGGACACTGGGCTCTATGTCTGCAAAGTGGAGCTCATGTACCCGCCGCCCTACTACATGGGCGAGGGCAATGGAACCCAGATTTATGTCATTG ATCCAGAACCATGCCCGGATTCTGATTTTCTCCTCTGGATCCTGGCAGCAGTTAGTTCAGGGTTGTTTTTCTACAGCTTCCTCATCACAGCTGTTTCTTTGAGCAAAATG CTAAAGAAAAGAAGCCCTCTTACTACAGGGGTCTACGTGAAAATGCCCCCAACAGAGCCAGAATGTGAAAAGCAATTTCAGCCTTATTTTATTCCCATCAATTGA